From uncultured Acidilobus sp. JCHS, a single genomic window includes:
- a CDS encoding Amidases related to nicotinamidase, translating into MRPALVIIDMLNDFVHGALKTPEAASTVEPARRVLEHFRSRGWPVIYVNDSHYSTDIEMPLWGPHAMKGTWGAQVVPELAPREGEYVLEKHAYSGFYGTPLDHILRSLGVDTVVLVGLDADICVRHTAADAFFRGYRVVVVRDAVAARIDKNWEEYYRRVYGATVVNSDELPKVLG; encoded by the coding sequence TTGAGGCCCGCCCTCGTGATTATTGACATGCTTAACGACTTCGTTCACGGCGCTCTTAAGACCCCCGAGGCGGCCTCAACAGTTGAGCCCGCCAGGAGGGTCCTTGAGCACTTCAGGTCGAGGGGCTGGCCAGTGATATACGTGAACGACTCCCACTACAGCACTGACATAGAGATGCCCCTCTGGGGCCCTCACGCCATGAAGGGCACCTGGGGGGCCCAGGTGGTGCCTGAGCTGGCCCCGAGGGAGGGGGAGTACGTGCTTGAGAAGCACGCCTACAGCGGCTTCTATGGCACCCCGCTCGACCACATACTCAGGTCGCTGGGCGTCGACACTGTCGTGCTGGTGGGGCTCGACGCAGACATATGCGTGAGGCACACGGCCGCTGACGCCTTCTTCAGGGGATACAGAGTGGTTGTGGTCAGGGACGCCGTGGCGGCCCGCATAGATAAGAACTGGGAGGAGTACTACAGGAGGGTCTACGGGGCCACGGTAGTGAACAGCGACGAGCTCCCTAAGGTCCTCGGCTAG